One genomic region from Nocardioides plantarum encodes:
- a CDS encoding LLM class flavin-dependent oxidoreductase, translating to MSFPLSVLDLAPIAKGETVGSSIAASVALAQRAEAHGYRRVWYAEHHNMSSIASSATSVLISHVGAHTSTIRLGAGGVMLPNHSPLTIAEQFGTLAAMYPDRIDLGLGRAPGSDQATAQAMRRDPSASERFPEDVQELQAFLGTESRVPGVTAVPGQGTEVPLYILGSSMFGAHLAAALGLPYAFASHFAPQALEAAVAAYRREFRPSDQLAAPYVIAGVNVVAADTTEEAAANLQAARRTIAVTLFGRGQTLSDVEADVLLRRGAAEHVDQMFTYAAVGDGPAVARYLEDFRDRIGADELITAHQAPSTAARLRSVTLTAEALDSVAA from the coding sequence ATGAGCTTCCCCCTGTCCGTGCTCGACCTCGCCCCGATCGCGAAGGGGGAGACCGTCGGCAGCAGCATCGCGGCCAGCGTCGCCCTCGCGCAGCGCGCCGAGGCCCACGGCTACCGCCGGGTCTGGTACGCCGAGCACCACAACATGTCGAGCATCGCGTCGTCCGCGACCAGCGTGCTGATCTCGCACGTCGGGGCGCACACCTCGACGATCCGGCTCGGCGCCGGCGGCGTGATGCTGCCCAACCACTCGCCGCTGACGATCGCCGAGCAGTTCGGCACCCTCGCCGCGATGTACCCCGACCGGATCGACCTCGGTCTCGGGCGCGCGCCGGGTTCGGACCAGGCCACGGCCCAGGCGATGCGGCGCGACCCCTCCGCCTCCGAGCGCTTCCCCGAGGACGTGCAGGAGCTGCAGGCGTTCCTGGGCACGGAGTCCCGGGTGCCCGGCGTGACGGCCGTGCCCGGCCAGGGCACGGAGGTGCCCCTCTACATCCTCGGCTCGTCGATGTTCGGCGCCCACCTGGCGGCGGCCCTCGGGCTGCCGTACGCCTTCGCCAGCCACTTCGCTCCGCAGGCGCTCGAGGCGGCCGTGGCCGCCTACCGGCGCGAGTTCAGGCCCTCGGACCAGCTCGCGGCGCCGTACGTGATCGCGGGCGTCAACGTGGTCGCCGCCGACACGACCGAGGAGGCCGCGGCCAACCTGCAGGCGGCCCGTCGCACCATCGCCGTCACGCTCTTCGGACGCGGGCAGACCCTGAGCGACGTCGAGGCCGACGTCCTGCTGCGCCGTGGCGCGGCCGAGCACGTCGACCAGATGTTCACCTACGCCGCCGTCGGCGACGGTCCCGCGGTGGCGCGCTACCTCGAGGACTTCCGCGACCGCATCGGCGCCGACGAGCTGATCACCGCCCACCAGGCACCCAGCACCGCGGCCCGGCTGAGGTCGGTCACGCTCACCGCCGAGGCGCTGGACTCGGTCGCGGCGTAG
- a CDS encoding NAD(P)-dependent alcohol dehydrogenase, translating to MPSTTVTAYAAPASGEPLARTTIERREVGAHDVLIAIEYAGICHSDIHTVNGDWGPQPFPVVPGHEIVGTVSEVGAEVTTHRVGDRVGVGCMVNSCGRCVNCRNGDEQYCVDGTVLTYASTDRDGSTTQGGYSTHVVVDAGFVLSVPEGLDPAAVAPLLCAGITTYSPLKRWGAGPGKQVAVVGLGGLGHLGVKIAHAMGAEVTVLSQSLKKQEDGLRLGADHYFATSDPDTFEQLAGRFDLIVNTVSAGLDIGPYLQLLAVDGALVNVGAPPEPYSVPAMLLVSGRRTFAGSMIGGIAETQEMLDFCAEHGIASEIEVIRAEQVNEAYERVLASDVRYRFVIDAATID from the coding sequence ATGCCCAGCACCACTGTCACCGCCTACGCCGCTCCCGCCTCCGGCGAGCCGCTCGCCCGCACCACCATCGAGCGCCGCGAGGTCGGCGCCCACGACGTCCTCATCGCGATCGAGTACGCCGGGATCTGCCACTCCGACATCCACACCGTCAACGGCGACTGGGGTCCGCAGCCGTTCCCGGTCGTCCCCGGCCACGAGATCGTGGGCACCGTCAGCGAGGTCGGGGCCGAGGTCACCACCCACCGGGTCGGCGACCGGGTCGGCGTCGGCTGCATGGTCAACTCGTGCGGCCGGTGCGTCAACTGCCGCAACGGCGACGAGCAGTACTGCGTCGACGGCACCGTGCTCACCTACGCCTCCACCGACCGCGACGGCTCCACCACCCAGGGCGGCTACTCCACCCACGTCGTCGTCGACGCCGGCTTCGTGCTGTCGGTGCCCGAGGGCCTCGACCCCGCGGCGGTCGCGCCGCTGCTGTGCGCCGGCATCACGACGTACAGCCCGTTGAAGCGGTGGGGCGCCGGCCCCGGCAAGCAGGTCGCGGTCGTCGGCCTCGGCGGGCTGGGCCACCTGGGCGTCAAGATCGCGCACGCGATGGGCGCGGAGGTCACCGTGCTGTCGCAGTCGCTGAAGAAGCAGGAGGACGGTCTGCGCCTGGGCGCCGACCACTACTTCGCGACGTCCGACCCCGACACGTTCGAGCAGCTCGCCGGGAGGTTCGACCTGATCGTCAACACCGTCAGCGCGGGCCTCGACATCGGTCCCTACCTGCAGCTGCTCGCCGTCGACGGCGCGCTGGTCAACGTCGGCGCCCCGCCGGAGCCCTACAGCGTGCCGGCCATGCTGCTCGTCAGCGGCCGTCGCACGTTCGCCGGCTCGATGATCGGCGGCATCGCCGAGACCCAGGAGATGCTCGACTTCTGCGCCGAGCACGGCATCGCCTCCGAGATCGAGGTGATCCGCGCCGAGCAGGTCAACGAGGCCTACGAGCGGGTCCTGGCCTCCGACGTGCGCTACCGCTTCGTGATCGACGCCGCGACGATCGACTGA
- a CDS encoding class I SAM-dependent methyltransferase, producing the protein MPPDDAMVDEFDTYARWTADAVAELGDDHALPAACRGSGSPAALDWLAGRMGLRRGTRLLDSGAGVGGPAEHVARGLGVVPVLAEPMEGACRAAARLFDNPVVVGDGAALPFPDGAFDAVWSLGVLCTVDDKVALLAELARVVVPGGPVGLLVFERRVEHLADQPEGNSFPTSAELAAHLERAGLVVRDETWVEDLPATPRDWTRAVEEVERVIARDHGDDEGFRVAQRQSDQVGHLMGDGLVAGRLLVVTTPV; encoded by the coding sequence ATGCCTCCTGACGACGCGATGGTCGACGAGTTCGACACCTATGCCCGATGGACCGCCGACGCGGTCGCCGAGCTCGGCGACGACCACGCCCTCCCGGCGGCGTGCCGGGGCAGCGGGAGCCCCGCCGCGCTCGACTGGCTGGCCGGGCGGATGGGGCTGCGCCGTGGGACCCGGCTGCTCGACAGCGGGGCCGGGGTCGGCGGCCCGGCCGAGCACGTCGCGCGGGGCCTCGGCGTGGTCCCGGTCCTGGCCGAGCCCATGGAGGGCGCGTGCCGTGCGGCCGCGCGCCTCTTCGACAACCCGGTCGTCGTCGGTGACGGCGCGGCGCTGCCCTTCCCCGACGGTGCGTTCGACGCGGTCTGGTCGCTGGGGGTGCTCTGCACCGTCGACGACAAGGTGGCCCTGCTGGCCGAGCTGGCCCGCGTCGTGGTGCCCGGCGGGCCCGTGGGGCTGCTGGTCTTCGAGCGCCGGGTCGAGCACCTGGCCGACCAGCCCGAGGGCAACTCGTTCCCCACCTCCGCCGAGCTCGCCGCCCACCTGGAGCGCGCCGGGCTCGTCGTACGCGACGAGACGTGGGTCGAGGACCTGCCCGCGACACCGCGGGACTGGACGCGGGCGGTGGAGGAGGTCGAGCGGGTCATCGCGCGCGACCACGGCGACGACGAGGGGTTCCGGGTCGCCCAGCGGCAGTCGGACCAGGTCGGGCACCTGATGGGTGACGGCCTGGTCGCCGGACGGCTGCTGGTGGTCACCACCCCGGTCTGA
- a CDS encoding EthD family reductase: MSHRLTVQYFEPTDGPAFEAAYRERHVPLVRAVPGLRSFTLTRPRGGEGTPYLVAELWFDDAAAFEAAMTSTEIAATGADAETYDVARKVMFSGDVDDVTS; the protein is encoded by the coding sequence ATGAGCCACCGCCTCACCGTCCAGTACTTCGAGCCGACCGACGGCCCCGCCTTCGAGGCCGCCTACCGCGAGCGCCACGTGCCGCTGGTCCGGGCCGTGCCCGGCCTGCGCAGCTTCACCCTGACCCGGCCCCGGGGCGGCGAGGGGACGCCGTACCTCGTCGCCGAGCTGTGGTTCGACGACGCTGCCGCGTTCGAGGCGGCGATGACCTCGACCGAGATCGCCGCGACGGGCGCCGACGCCGAGACCTACGACGTCGCCCGCAAGGTGATGTTCAGCGGCGACGTCGACGACGTCACCAGCTGA
- a CDS encoding MerR family transcriptional regulator: MSPRTAQRGYTIKETAALTGMPASTLRYYEQIGVIPAIGRDASSGHRVYDEDDLDQLVSVACLAATGLSVSDMRTYVANNRIGAAAAADQRALLEAQQRRLAHEAEHLVLRQQYVRLKIDYWDAVEAGDEALVEQITTRAHALANELQQTKQH; this comes from the coding sequence ATGAGCCCACGGACCGCGCAGCGCGGCTACACGATCAAGGAGACCGCCGCCCTGACGGGGATGCCGGCCTCCACGCTGCGCTACTACGAGCAGATCGGCGTCATCCCGGCCATCGGCCGCGACGCCAGCAGCGGCCACCGCGTCTACGACGAGGACGACCTCGACCAGCTGGTCTCGGTCGCCTGCCTCGCGGCGACCGGGCTGTCGGTGAGCGACATGCGGACCTACGTCGCCAACAACCGGATCGGCGCCGCGGCCGCCGCCGACCAGCGTGCGCTGCTCGAGGCCCAGCAGCGGCGCCTGGCCCACGAGGCCGAGCACCTGGTCCTGCGCCAGCAGTACGTGCGACTCAAGATCGACTACTGGGACGCGGTCGAGGCGGGTGACGAGGCCCTGGTCGAGCAGATCACGACCCGCGCCCACGCCCTGGCCAACGAGCTCCAGCAGACCAAGCAGCACTGA
- a CDS encoding TetR/AcrR family transcriptional regulator gives MPRAGLTPATVTAAGAALADEIGLDHLSMGLLAERLGVRTPSLYKHVDGLGDLTHRIAVLAMTELADAVRDATQGRAGSDALVAAAQAVRSFVTERPGRYAAGNAARPSGPDDPLLPAADRFLGSLSAILRGYRLDPADEIHALRMLRSMLHGFASIEAAGGFMIDTDIGDSFAWMVDLVDRGLTVRAQVAPSIPTPRPSPAPRR, from the coding sequence GTGCCTAGGGCCGGACTCACCCCGGCCACCGTCACGGCGGCGGGCGCCGCCCTGGCCGACGAGATCGGGCTCGACCACCTCAGCATGGGCCTGCTCGCCGAGCGGCTCGGCGTCAGGACCCCCTCGCTCTACAAGCACGTCGACGGACTGGGTGACCTGACCCACCGGATCGCCGTCCTGGCCATGACCGAGCTCGCCGACGCCGTCCGCGACGCCACCCAGGGCCGGGCCGGCAGCGACGCACTCGTCGCCGCGGCCCAGGCGGTGCGCTCGTTCGTCACCGAGCGGCCCGGGCGCTACGCGGCGGGCAACGCGGCCCGCCCCTCCGGCCCCGACGACCCCCTGCTCCCGGCGGCCGACCGGTTCCTGGGCTCGCTGTCGGCGATCCTCCGGGGCTACCGGCTCGACCCCGCCGACGAGATCCATGCGCTGCGGATGCTGCGCAGCATGCTGCACGGTTTCGCCAGCATCGAGGCGGCCGGTGGGTTCATGATCGACACCGACATCGGCGACAGCTTCGCCTGGATGGTCGACCTGGTCGACCGCGGCCTCACCGTGCGCGCCCAGGTCGCACCCTCGATCCCTACGCCGCGACCGAGTCCAGCGCCTCGGCGGTGA
- a CDS encoding alpha/beta fold hydrolase, producing MTRHLTIDDHTLAYDVSGEGPLVVLAHGIGDSRHSYRFVAPALAAAGYRVAVVDVRGCGESSVGWDGYSRTDIGGDLVALVRHLGGPAVIVGHSISGGAATIAAATAPELITGLVELAPFTRVQKIPLGGLVSNRRYRRGTMRLVRTLLLGSVSSWSAYLDLAIPTKPADWDAELARIQTTLGEPGRMKALQAMCKTSPADAGDQLAHVACPVLVIEGSLDPDWTDPRAEGEKILADLPTGLGELAVIEGAGHYPHVQTPDEVVALTLPFLARTLTGA from the coding sequence ATGACCCGCCACCTGACCATCGACGACCACACCCTCGCCTACGACGTGAGCGGCGAGGGGCCGCTCGTGGTCCTCGCCCACGGCATCGGCGACAGCCGCCACTCCTACCGCTTCGTGGCCCCGGCGCTGGCCGCGGCCGGCTACCGGGTCGCCGTCGTCGACGTCCGAGGCTGCGGTGAGTCCAGCGTCGGCTGGGACGGCTACAGCCGCACCGACATCGGCGGTGACCTGGTCGCCCTGGTCCGCCACCTGGGCGGGCCGGCCGTCATCGTCGGCCACTCGATCAGCGGCGGGGCCGCGACCATCGCCGCCGCCACCGCACCCGAGCTGATCACCGGCCTGGTCGAGCTGGCCCCGTTCACCCGCGTGCAGAAGATCCCGCTCGGCGGTCTGGTGAGCAACCGGCGCTACCGCCGTGGCACCATGCGGCTGGTGCGGACCTTGCTGCTCGGCAGTGTGTCGAGCTGGTCGGCCTACCTCGACCTGGCGATCCCGACCAAGCCCGCCGACTGGGACGCCGAGCTGGCCCGCATCCAGACCACGCTGGGCGAGCCCGGCCGGATGAAGGCGCTGCAGGCCATGTGCAAGACCAGTCCCGCAGACGCCGGCGACCAGCTCGCCCACGTCGCGTGCCCGGTCCTGGTGATCGAGGGAAGCCTCGACCCCGACTGGACCGACCCGCGCGCCGAGGGCGAGAAGATCCTCGCCGACCTGCCCACGGGCCTCGGCGAGCTGGCCGTCATCGAGGGTGCCGGCCACTACCCCCACGTCCAGACGCCCGACGAGGTCGTCGCCCTGACCCTGCCGTTCCTGGCCCGGACGCTGACCGGTGCCTAG
- a CDS encoding TA system antitoxin ParD family protein — MRTTPPTRLPADIYDSAAAAARQDSRTVPQQIAHWARIGRELEMSPQVNHRAIRQVLSGEGSYDELGQREQAVVRGAWTERIAERRSSLNYGATFRASGQAYSEADEDGNVIIHPGSE, encoded by the coding sequence ATGCGGACGACTCCACCGACCCGACTCCCGGCTGACATCTATGACTCAGCGGCGGCGGCGGCCCGACAGGACTCCCGCACGGTTCCTCAGCAGATCGCGCACTGGGCTCGGATCGGTCGCGAGCTCGAGATGTCGCCCCAGGTCAACCATCGCGCGATCAGGCAGGTCCTCTCAGGTGAGGGTTCCTACGACGAGCTCGGCCAGCGCGAGCAGGCCGTGGTGCGTGGGGCTTGGACCGAACGGATCGCTGAGCGACGGTCGAGCTTGAACTATGGAGCCACGTTCAGGGCGTCCGGTCAGGCGTACTCCGAGGCTGACGAGGACGGCAACGTCATCATTCACCCCGGCTCTGAGTAG
- a CDS encoding zeta toxin family protein encodes MPVFHLLAGSNGAGKSTYADDVLIPVTGLPFINADVIAAQTWADPEPHAYEAAQFAEALRRQSLNLGQSFISETVFSHESKVALVSDASALGYIVNLHVVIVPVGLTVRRVHDRVRLGGHRVDEDKIRGRYERLWDYVAQAIRIADVTEVLDNSNAEEPFRVCAAFTKGVVTGPVEWPTWAPSPLVALTT; translated from the coding sequence GTGCCGGTATTCCACCTCCTGGCCGGGTCCAACGGGGCAGGTAAGTCGACCTACGCCGACGACGTCCTCATTCCTGTGACGGGGCTCCCCTTCATCAACGCGGATGTCATCGCAGCCCAGACGTGGGCCGACCCTGAGCCGCATGCCTATGAGGCGGCTCAATTCGCGGAGGCCCTGCGGAGGCAGTCGCTCAACTTGGGGCAGTCGTTCATCAGCGAGACCGTGTTCTCACACGAGAGCAAGGTCGCGCTCGTCTCGGACGCGTCTGCGCTCGGCTACATCGTCAACCTCCATGTCGTCATCGTCCCGGTCGGCCTGACGGTCCGCCGTGTCCACGACCGTGTCCGGCTCGGCGGCCACCGGGTCGACGAGGACAAGATCCGGGGCCGCTACGAACGCCTGTGGGACTACGTCGCCCAGGCCATCCGGATCGCTGATGTCACCGAGGTGCTGGACAACAGCAACGCCGAGGAACCGTTCCGGGTGTGCGCCGCCTTCACCAAGGGTGTCGTCACCGGACCGGTCGAGTGGCCCACGTGGGCACCGTCACCGCTCGTGGCCCTCACGACGTGA
- a CDS encoding MsnO8 family LLM class oxidoreductase — protein sequence MRLSLLDRSRTRAGAAEGDALEHTLERAVAAEALGYDRFWVAEHHGVPGIASGAPAVLLAAIGARTRSIRLGSGGVMLPHHQPLVVAEQFLMLAGLHPGRIDLGLGRSPGFTAPVRRALRQGAEQSDAFVEDVVELRGYLEGTAPVTARPLVEEEIPLFVLATGRGIDVAARLGLPVVVGGPVLSEPDVGDRLAAYRRDFRAHRGSLPRVTVSLDVLVADTDREARDLALPEVWAMVRSRRTGVFAPLEPVAQIRAARWEDQDRQRVEAGLDGVAAGRGDTIRQRIEQLAERTGADELLVTGSTYDRDALAASDAAVAALLG from the coding sequence ATGAGACTGTCCCTCCTCGACCGCTCCCGGACCCGGGCCGGAGCCGCGGAGGGCGACGCCCTGGAGCACACGCTCGAGCGGGCCGTCGCGGCCGAGGCGTTGGGGTACGACCGGTTCTGGGTGGCCGAGCACCACGGCGTACCGGGCATCGCGTCCGGGGCCCCCGCGGTGCTGCTGGCCGCGATCGGCGCCCGCACCCGGAGCATCCGGCTCGGGTCGGGCGGCGTCATGCTGCCCCACCACCAGCCCCTCGTCGTGGCCGAGCAGTTCCTGATGCTCGCCGGTCTGCACCCGGGCCGGATCGACCTCGGGCTGGGTCGGTCGCCCGGCTTCACCGCCCCCGTACGCCGCGCGCTGCGGCAGGGTGCGGAGCAGTCGGACGCGTTCGTCGAGGACGTCGTCGAGCTGCGTGGCTACCTCGAGGGCACCGCCCCGGTGACCGCGCGCCCCCTCGTCGAGGAGGAGATCCCGCTCTTCGTGCTGGCTACCGGGCGCGGGATCGACGTCGCGGCGCGGTTGGGACTGCCGGTCGTCGTGGGTGGCCCGGTGCTGTCCGAGCCCGACGTGGGGGACCGCCTGGCGGCGTACCGGCGCGACTTCCGTGCGCACCGGGGGAGCCTCCCGCGGGTCACGGTCTCGCTCGACGTGCTCGTGGCCGACACCGACCGCGAGGCGCGCGACCTGGCGCTGCCCGAGGTGTGGGCGATGGTGCGCTCGCGTCGGACCGGGGTCTTCGCACCCCTCGAGCCGGTCGCGCAGATCAGGGCCGCCCGCTGGGAGGACCAGGACCGCCAGCGGGTCGAGGCCGGTCTGGACGGCGTCGCGGCCGGCCGTGGTGACACGATCCGGCAGCGGATCGAGCAGCTGGCCGAGCGCACCGGGGCCGACGAGCTGCTGGTGACGGGCTCGACGTACGACCGCGACGCGCTCGCGGCCTCGGACGCGGCCGTCGCCGCGCTGCTCGGCTGA
- the zwf gene encoding glucose-6-phosphate dehydrogenase yields the protein MTLPTSELADGMPTCDFTIVGATGDLSLRKLVPALYRREAEDQLRPGTRIIGVSRSDLDDDGYRAVVGEALAHHIGDELDPVVVVRLLARVHHLVLDAATPDGWHLLHHLLKEGDPDAVRVFYLATAPALFGPICHRLDEIGVVDPSARVVLEKPIGTDLASARAVNDAVGQVFDEQQIFRIDHYLGKESVQNLLVTRFANTFLEPLWNSRWVDHVQITVSETLGVGERGDYYDGSGALRDMVQNHLLQLLCLVAMEPPTYVGRETVRDEKLKVLQALKPMSADDVDRDTVRGRYGQGLADGVAVPSYTEELGRPGSATETFVALRAEVQNWRWAGVPFYLRTGKRMDRKISEIVVVFKEPPHAMFPHHEGTQPSPAANRLHIQVQPDEGMQLHMTAKEPGPGGIRLRPVSLDLSYATAFDARMPDAYERLLMDVIRGNPTLFMRRDEVEAAWTWVEPILRRWSVTPDRPRRYPAGTSGPTAAATLIERDGRTWQESDHD from the coding sequence GTGACCCTTCCGACCTCCGAGCTCGCCGACGGCATGCCGACCTGCGACTTCACCATCGTCGGTGCCACCGGTGACCTGTCCCTGCGCAAGCTCGTGCCCGCGCTCTACCGCCGCGAGGCCGAGGACCAGCTGCGTCCCGGCACTCGCATCATCGGCGTCTCCCGCTCCGACCTCGACGACGACGGCTACCGCGCGGTGGTCGGCGAGGCCCTGGCCCACCACATCGGCGACGAGCTCGACCCGGTGGTCGTCGTACGGCTGCTGGCCCGCGTGCACCACCTCGTCCTCGACGCCGCGACGCCCGACGGGTGGCACCTGCTCCACCACCTGCTCAAGGAGGGCGACCCCGACGCCGTCCGCGTCTTCTACCTGGCGACCGCCCCGGCCCTGTTCGGACCCATCTGCCACCGCCTCGACGAGATCGGCGTCGTCGACCCGAGCGCCCGTGTCGTGCTGGAGAAGCCGATCGGTACCGACCTGGCCTCGGCCCGCGCCGTCAACGACGCCGTCGGCCAGGTCTTCGACGAGCAGCAGATCTTCCGGATCGACCACTACCTCGGCAAGGAGAGCGTCCAGAACCTCCTGGTCACCCGGTTCGCCAACACCTTCCTCGAGCCGCTGTGGAACTCCCGGTGGGTCGACCACGTGCAGATCACCGTGTCCGAGACCCTCGGGGTCGGCGAGCGCGGCGACTACTACGACGGCTCCGGTGCGTTGCGCGACATGGTGCAGAACCACCTGCTGCAGCTGCTCTGCCTGGTCGCCATGGAGCCCCCGACGTACGTCGGACGCGAGACCGTGCGCGACGAGAAGCTCAAGGTGCTCCAGGCCCTCAAGCCGATGAGCGCCGACGACGTCGACCGCGACACCGTCCGCGGCCGCTACGGCCAGGGGCTCGCCGACGGTGTCGCCGTGCCGTCGTACACCGAGGAGCTGGGGCGGCCCGGCAGCGCGACCGAGACGTTCGTCGCCCTGCGCGCCGAGGTGCAGAACTGGCGCTGGGCCGGCGTCCCGTTCTACCTGCGCACCGGCAAGCGGATGGACCGCAAGATCTCCGAGATCGTGGTGGTCTTCAAGGAGCCGCCGCACGCGATGTTCCCCCACCACGAGGGCACCCAGCCGAGCCCGGCGGCCAACCGCCTGCACATCCAGGTGCAGCCCGACGAGGGCATGCAGCTGCACATGACGGCCAAGGAGCCCGGCCCCGGTGGCATCCGGCTGCGGCCGGTGTCGCTCGACCTGAGCTACGCCACCGCCTTCGACGCCCGGATGCCCGACGCCTACGAGCGGCTGCTCATGGACGTCATCCGCGGCAACCCGACGCTGTTCATGCGTCGTGACGAGGTCGAGGCGGCCTGGACCTGGGTCGAGCCGATCCTCCGGCGCTGGTCGGTCACCCCCGACCGCCCCCGGCGCTACCCGGCCGGCACCAGCGGGCCGACCGCCGCCGCCACGCTCATCGAGCGCGACGGCCGAACCTGGCAGGAGTCCGACCATGACTGA
- a CDS encoding ROK family transcriptional regulator, whose translation MTTAGDLLQLVRRGRASSRSDLGRLTGLSRTAVGARLALLEAAGLVVTGDELASTGGRPPAGLSLNADAAVVLAVAIGRSRSQLAVFDLQGQELGSSSVEHEVGASPDVVMPVVAAHLRELIEPLPTAQPVYGTGISLPGTVDPVLGVSIESPAMPGWDGVDLRAALVAGGIEPGSTFVANDADVLARSERLGHARHHPDLLVVKASTGLGLGILAEGRVVAGHLGAAGEIGHTKVEAAAGRPCRCGDVGCLETIAAGWALVAELREAGHPVDHVRDLAALAAGGDAEAKHRLRESGRRLGEVLAVAINILNPEAVVIGGDMAAAFDVYAAGVRESVYARASALATRDLRFLPSTFGDRAGLVGCAAMALDQVLSPAAVDSRLAAAADPSRAAASATG comes from the coding sequence ATGACGACCGCCGGAGACCTGCTCCAGCTGGTCCGCCGTGGCCGGGCCAGCAGCCGCTCGGACCTCGGACGCCTCACCGGGCTCTCCCGCACCGCGGTCGGCGCCCGCCTGGCCCTGCTCGAGGCCGCGGGCCTCGTGGTCACCGGTGACGAGCTCGCCTCCACCGGCGGCCGGCCCCCCGCCGGGCTGTCCCTCAACGCCGACGCGGCGGTCGTGCTGGCGGTGGCGATCGGTCGGTCCCGCTCGCAGCTGGCCGTCTTCGACCTCCAGGGCCAGGAGCTCGGCTCGTCCTCGGTCGAGCACGAGGTGGGCGCCTCGCCCGACGTGGTGATGCCCGTCGTCGCGGCCCACCTGCGAGAGCTGATCGAGCCGCTCCCGACGGCGCAGCCGGTCTACGGCACCGGCATCAGCCTGCCCGGCACCGTCGACCCGGTGCTCGGGGTCAGCATCGAGTCGCCGGCCATGCCCGGCTGGGACGGCGTCGACCTGCGCGCGGCCCTCGTCGCCGGTGGCATCGAGCCGGGGTCCACCTTCGTCGCCAACGACGCCGACGTGCTCGCCCGCTCCGAGCGGCTCGGGCACGCCCGCCACCACCCCGACCTGCTCGTGGTCAAGGCCTCGACCGGTCTCGGCCTCGGCATCCTCGCCGAGGGCCGGGTGGTCGCCGGGCACCTCGGGGCCGCCGGCGAGATCGGCCACACCAAGGTCGAGGCCGCTGCCGGTCGGCCCTGCCGCTGTGGTGACGTCGGGTGCCTGGAGACGATCGCGGCCGGCTGGGCGCTGGTCGCCGAGCTGCGCGAGGCCGGCCACCCCGTCGACCACGTGCGCGACCTCGCCGCCCTCGCTGCCGGCGGCGACGCGGAGGCCAAGCACCGCCTGCGCGAGAGCGGCCGCCGGCTCGGCGAGGTGCTCGCCGTCGCCATCAACATCCTCAACCCCGAGGCCGTCGTCATCGGGGGTGACATGGCCGCCGCCTTCGACGTCTACGCGGCCGGGGTCCGCGAGTCCGTCTACGCGCGCGCGTCGGCCCTGGCCACGCGCGACCTGCGCTTCCTGCCCTCGACCTTCGGCGACCGGGCCGGCCTGGTCGGCTGCGCCGCGATGGCCCTCGACCAGGTCCTCAGCCCCGCGGCCGTCGACTCCCGGCTGGCCGCCGCGGCCGATCCCTCACGCGCCGCCGCCTCGGCCACCGGCTGA